In the Theobroma cacao cultivar B97-61/B2 chromosome 1, Criollo_cocoa_genome_V2, whole genome shotgun sequence genome, one interval contains:
- the LOC108661407 gene encoding uncharacterized protein LOC108661407, with amino-acid sequence MASPSPSNTAFSFQSPSVFNGENYPIWFEKMESYLRGLDLWDAVESGAEVPTLKDNATPAQGALIDAMFVRIMGCKTTKNAWERLKVQFEGSERTKEMQIMNLTREFDTMRMKDSENAKDFISRLMRVVNQLRLLGEDILERRVVQKALVSLPERFEATVTSLERELSKMSLSDVAYALQAAEHKRVMRSEM; translated from the exons ATGGCCTCTCCCTCTCCATCAAATACTGCATTCAGCTTTCAATCACCTTCAGTGTTCAATGGAGAAAATTATCCAATTTGGTTTGAGAAAATGGAGTCATATCTTAGGGGTTTGGACCTCTGGGATGCTGTTGAATCAGGAGCTGAAGTTCCAACTTTGAAGGATAATGCAACCCCTGCACAA GGAGCTCTTATAGATGCTATGTTTGTAAGAATTATGGGGTGTAAAACTACCAAAAATGCTTGGGAAAGACTGAAAGTTCAGTTTGAAGGTTCTGAAAGAACCAAAGAAATGCAGATTATGAACTTGACTAGGGAGTTTGATACAATGAGAATGAAGGATTCTGAAAATGCAAAAGACTTCATCAGCAGACTTATGAGAGTTGTTAATCAACTCAGACTCTTGGGAGAGGATATTTTAGAAAGAAGAGTTGTTCAAAAGGCTCTTGTATCTCTACCAGAAAGATTTGAAGCTACAGTTACTTCTCTGGAAAGGGAACTCTCCAAAATGTCACTATCAGATGTTGCATATGCTCTCCAAGCTGCTGAACACAAGAGAGTTATGAGAAGTGAAATGTAA